Genomic segment of Desulforegula conservatrix Mb1Pa:
TTTTACTCTCTGTATTACCGCCTTCATTTTTAGCCCTTTTTCAAAAGATCGGCAAAAGGATTATTAAATGGGATGTTCTTGCTATTATCAGATTTTGTGCTTTTTTTAGGGGCAGGCTTCCCTTTTTGAATATGCTTTGATTCTGTTTTTTGCTCCTTTGCAGCGCTATTGTCTGGCATTTCAGGAGCTGATTTCATGGAAAGCGATATGCGCTTTCTTTTTTCATCGACTTCCATGACAGTCACTTTGACTTTTTGATGAACTTTGACAACGTCCGCCGGATTTTTGACAAATTTATCTGCAAGCTCACTGATATGAACAAGCCCGTCCTGGTGTACACCGATATCAACAAACACGCCGAATGCTGTTATGTTTGTGACGATTCCAGGCAGTTTCATGCCAGGAACAAGGTCTGACATTTTATGCACATCTTCGGAAAATGCAAAGGTCTCGAAGCTCTCCCTAGGATCTCTTCCTGGTTTTGCGAGTTCTGACATGATATCTGTAAGGGTTGGTAGACCTATTTTATCAGTGACATAATTCTTTATCTGTATTCTGCTTCTAATCTCATCGTTTTTCATGAGGTCAGAGAGTCCGCAGCCAAGATCCTCGGCCATTTTCATTACAATATGATAGCTTTCAGGATGAACAGCGCTTTCATCAAGGGGATTTTTTCCGCCCCTGACTCTTAGAAAGCCTGCGGCCTGTTCAAATGCCTTTGGCCCAAGACGCGGAACTTTTTTCAGCGCTTCACGGGCTTTAAACGGTCCATTTTCATTTCTGAAATTGACTATGTTTTTTGCAAGGGAAGGTCCAAGACCCGAAACATAGGAAAGAAGCTGGCTGCTTGCAGTGTTTACCTCAACTCCGACCTTGTTTACGCAGCTTATAACGACATCATCCAGGGACTGCTTCAGGGCGGACTGATCAACGTCATGCTGATACTGGCCGACTCCTATGGATTTGGGGTCAATCTTGACAAGTTCTGCAAGCGGATCCATAAGTCTTCTTGCGATTGAGACCGAACCTCTTACTGTGATGTCCTGATCAGGGAATTCTTCCCTTGCGACATCAGAGGCTGAATAAATGGATGCCCCGCTTTCATTCACCATTATTATAGGTATTTTTGAGCCTATGACTTCCCTGCAGAACGATTCTGTTTCCCTGCCTGCAGTTCCGTTTCCGATCGCCACAGCCTCGATTCCGAATTCTTTTATCATCGCTGCTACGGCATTAGCCGATTGTGTGCGCTGAGCGTCCGAAGCATGGGGATATATGTTGAAATTGGAAAGAAGTTTGCCCTGACTGTCCAGGCACACAACTTTGCAGCCTGTTCTGAATCCGGGATCTATTCCCATTACTTTTTTTTGTCCAAGTGGAGAGGACATCAGAAGCTGTCTTAGATTTTCGGCAAAAACCCTTATAGCCTCGCTGTCTGCCTTTTCCTTTGTAGCTAGTCTGATTTCAGTTTCCATGGATCTTGAAAGCAGGCGTTTGTATCCGTCATGTATTGCTTCCCGAACAAGGGCGGAATCTTTGCCTTTTCCGGTCACAAACCTTTTTTCAAGGAGAATGAGCGCCTCATCTTCAGGTGGAGCTATTGTAAGACTTATAAATTCTTCTTTTTCAGCTCTTCTCATGGCAAGAATTCTATGGGAAGGAGATGTGGCAACAGGTTCGCTCCATTCAAAATAATCCCTATATTTTGCGCCTTCTTCTTCTTTCCCCGGAATTACTTTGCTTGAAACAGTGCCTTTTTCAAGGAAAAGACGACGTAGTTCAGCCCTTGCTTCTGCGTTTTCACTTATGATTTCAGCAATGATATGAAGAGCGCCTTCTATGGCATCTTCAATTTCGGGTACAGTTTCAGGATTTATAAACTCTTTTGCAATTTCATTGGGATCAATGCCTTTTTGTTCCATGATGGCGTCTGCTAAGGGCTGAAGTCCTTTTTCCCTTGCTACTGAGGCTTTTGTCTTTCTCTTTGGCTTGTATGGCAAATATATGTCTTCAACTTCTGCGAGGGTGTCAGCTTTTCTGATCTTTTCCTCAAGCTCAGGCGTAAGGTGATTCCCTAAAGTCATGGATTTGATGACAGCTTCTTTTCTGTCATCCAGTTCCTTAATCTGGAGAGCCCTGTCCCTGATCGTCGTTATGGCCACTTCATCAAGTGTTCCTGTAACTTCTTTTCTGTACCTTGCAATAAAGGGAACCGTTGCTCCTTCTTCAAGAAGCGCCAGTGTAGCGTCTATCTGTTCAGGCCTTA
This window contains:
- a CDS encoding Tex family protein — protein: MHIYAKKISVETGIRPEQIDATLALLEEGATVPFIARYRKEVTGTLDEVAITTIRDRALQIKELDDRKEAVIKSMTLGNHLTPELEEKIRKADTLAEVEDIYLPYKPKRKTKASVAREKGLQPLADAIMEQKGIDPNEIAKEFINPETVPEIEDAIEGALHIIAEIISENAEARAELRRLFLEKGTVSSKVIPGKEEEGAKYRDYFEWSEPVATSPSHRILAMRRAEKEEFISLTIAPPEDEALILLEKRFVTGKGKDSALVREAIHDGYKRLLSRSMETEIRLATKEKADSEAIRVFAENLRQLLMSSPLGQKKVMGIDPGFRTGCKVVCLDSQGKLLSNFNIYPHASDAQRTQSANAVAAMIKEFGIEAVAIGNGTAGRETESFCREVIGSKIPIIMVNESGASIYSASDVAREEFPDQDITVRGSVSIARRLMDPLAELVKIDPKSIGVGQYQHDVDQSALKQSLDDVVISCVNKVGVEVNTASSQLLSYVSGLGPSLAKNIVNFRNENGPFKAREALKKVPRLGPKAFEQAAGFLRVRGGKNPLDESAVHPESYHIVMKMAEDLGCGLSDLMKNDEIRSRIQIKNYVTDKIGLPTLTDIMSELAKPGRDPRESFETFAFSEDVHKMSDLVPGMKLPGIVTNITAFGVFVDIGVHQDGLVHISELADKFVKNPADVVKVHQKVKVTVMEVDEKRKRISLSMKSAPEMPDNSAAKEQKTESKHIQKGKPAPKKSTKSDNSKNIPFNNPFADLLKKG